The following are from one region of the Salvia splendens isolate huo1 chromosome 2, SspV2, whole genome shotgun sequence genome:
- the LOC121760941 gene encoding uncharacterized protein LOC121760941, which yields MWTDQKHSLFLQHLELSFVKQLHQSISLLDQDVEEKSTTLIDHINLAGRLHGCWKIKCNRGHPLSHVSVDSIGHSKRPTVSAHAPEPWKVVKPNCDLHDSQREGTGQNFVDENNQSNSDTEYRVKRTKTMLADK from the exons ATGTGGACTGATCAGAAGCACAGCTTATTTCTCCAACATTTGGAACTCTCATTTGTTAAACAACTGCACCAGTCAATTAGTTTGCTTGATCAGGACGTGGAAGAAAAAAGCACTACACTAATAGATCATATAAAT TTGGCTGGTCGGCTGCATGGATGTTGGAAGATAAAGTGCAATAGGGGTCATCCTCTTTCCCATGTTTCAGTTGATTCCATTGGCCATAGTAAACGTCCTACTGTATCAGCTCATGCACCAGAACCTTGGAAAGTTGTTAAGCCTAACTGTGATTTGCATGACTCCCAGAGAG AGGGTACAGGTCAGAATTTTGTTGATGAAAACAATCAGTCAAACTCAGATACTGAATATCGTGTGAAAAGAACAAAGACTATGTTAGCGGATAAGTGA